TTTTTGGGAATAGGGCTACTGGTTCAGTAAGCTTAAATGAAGCTTTCCCAAACTCTAGTGAGTCAATTGTATTCAGTGAACTTCCAATAAATGTTAGAGCACTCGCTGCTGTTGTCGGCATAAATGCTTGAAGCATAAAAGTCACGGCCTGCATTCCATAAAGACAGTTATAAACAATGTGTTTAAACTGCTTTAAATCCTCTTTATGTTTCCATGGCTCTTTATCGTTAACATATTGATTGAGTGAATAAATGAATTCCCAGATTGTCTCGATTGCTTTGTTATGCTCTCTTTCATCCATAAATGATTTTGCTTTTTTAAATGTTTCAGAGCAGTCGATTTCTTGAGTCACGTCTGTTGCATCAATATTAACGTCTCCAAGAGTCTTCATTGAAAGCTTGATAACTCTCATGAGGAGATTTCCATAATCATTTCCAAGCTCAGTGTTATGCTTAGAAACTAATTCTGCCTCAGAGAACTTCCCGTCACTTGAAGCTGAAATATTTCTAATTAGGTAATATCTAAAAGTATCACATGGATACTTTGCAAGCATATCCATTGGGTCAACAACGTTACCAAGAGACTTACTCATTTTCTTTCCATCTTCAGCAAGCACCATACCGTGTACATAAACTTGCTTTGGAAGAGGGAGATCACAAGCTTTTAGGATACATGGCCAAATCACAGAGTGAAACCATAGAATGTCTTTTCCAATAACGTGCATATCTGCTGGCCAGAATTCTCTTTGTGATTCATTTAGAGCAGAGTAGTAGTTAATGAGTGCATCAAACCAAGTGTACATAACAAACTTATTATTTCCTGGTACTTCAACTCCCCATCCCTGATTCGGTCTTGAGATTGAAAGATCCATTAAGTCATCACCTTCAAGACGGCTAAGGATTTCGTTATACTTTGTTTTTGGAGTGATGAATGTTGGATTAGCTTTTAGGTAATCAATAATCCATGACTGGAAGCTTGAAAGCTTGAAGAAGAAACCTTCCTCTTCTTTGATATCAAGTGGCTTGTGGTGCTCTGGGCAGTTTCCATCTGGAGCTTGAGACTCTGTATAGAAAGACTCGCAAGAAAGACAGTACTTTCCACTGTAGTGACCGTGGTGAATTAATCCCTTGTCTTCAATTTTCTTCCATAGCTCATGACAAACATCATGATGTCTTTTTTCTGTGGTCCTAATGAAGTCGTCATATTTAACGTCTGCTTTCTCGCATAATTCTTTAAAGAACACTACGTTTTCATCAACGTAGTTTTGAGTATCTTTACCAGCAGCTTTTGCTGATTCTATTAGCTTTTGTCCATTCTCATCTGTTCCTGTTAGGTAATGAGTTTGGTAGCCTAGAAGTTTGTACCAACGATTATAACTATCAGTGATAATTTTCTCATAAGCATGACCAATATGTGGTCTTCCGTTTGGATAATCAATTGCAGTTGTACAATAAAATTTTGTCATTTATTTAATCCTTATTCTTACTTAACGACGATGTTACAAATCTTTCCTGGAACGTAAATTTCTTTCACTATATTTCCAGTTAGGTACTTCGCTACTTTTTCATCTTCTTTGGCCAGTTTTAGGAAGTCATCTTTTGAGATGTCAGCTGGTACATCAAGAGTTGTTCTTGTCTTACCATTAACCTGAACTGCCATTGTGATAAGATCATCTTTTGCAAGAGCTTCATCAAATGATGGCCACTGAGCATAAGTAATTGACTCGTTATTACCGTGAATATTCCATAGCTCTTCCGCTGTGTGAGGAGCATATGGTGCAAGGAGTTTAGCAAAAGTAGTAGCCGTTTCTTTTGAAACTTTCTTCTTACCGATGATCTCGTTATTCATTACCATCATCGCAGAGATACCAGTGTTAAATCTCATATTCTCGATATCTTCAGTTACTTTTTTAATTGTCTTGTGAAGAACTTTTAAAACAGCCTCGTCAGTCTCTTTATCACCAGAGATGTTAGCTACGTCACCATAGAAAGAGAAAGACTTTCTTAGGAAATTGTGAACACCCTTAACTCCATTTGTTTGCCATGGTTTTACTTTTTCAAGTGGACCCATGAACATTTCATAAAGTCTTAAAGAGTCGGCACCAAACTCATTGACAATATCATCAGGGTTAATAACGTTTCCACGCGATTTACTCATTTTCTCGCCGTCTTCACCAAGAATCATTCCTTGGTTAACTAGCTTTTGGAATGGTTCTTTAGAGTTTACAAATCCAAGATCAAATAAAACTTTATGCCAGAATCTTGCATAGAGTAGGTGAAGAACGGCGTGCTCAACACCACCAACGTAAAGGTCAACTGGTAGCCAGTATTTTTCAAGATCTTTATCCCAAGCTTTTTCTTCATTTCTTGGATCGATGAAACGGAGGTAATACCAACAGCTTCCTGCCCAGTTAGGCATTGTGTTTGTTTCTCTCTTTGCTTTCTTTCCTGTTTTTGGATCTGTGATGTATAACCACTCATCAATCGTTGCAAGTGGAGACTCACCAGTTCCAGATGGCTCATACTTTTCAACTTGAGGAAGTGTTACAGGAAGTTCATCTTCATCAAGACATCTTACTGTTCCATCTTCATATTTAATAATTGGGAATGGTTCTCCCCAGTATCTTTGACGTGAGAATAACCAATCTCTTAATTTATAATTTACTTTCTTTGTTCCAAGGTTTTTTTCCTCAAGCCAAGCGATCATTTTAGAAATTGCTTCAGCTTTACCAAGACCATTCAGGAAGTCGGAGTTAACGTGTTCTCCGTCTCCAGTGAATGCTGCTTCATTAACATCTCCACCTTTTAAAACTTCAATAATTGGAAGTTCAAATTTCTTTGCAAATTCCCAGTCTCTCTCATCATGTCCAGGAACGGCCATGATAGCACCAGTGCCGTAAGAAATGAGAACATAGTCCGCAATCCAAATCGGAGTTTTCTGTCCATTCGCTGGGTTGATAGCGTAGGCACCAGAGAAAACACCAGACTTGTCTTTGTTAAGGTCTGTTCTTTCAAGATCTGATTTTTTTGCTGTTGCTTCGATATATTCTTTAACTGCCGCTTTGTGTTCGTCAGTTACAATCTTAGAAACAAGCTCATGCTCTGGCGCGATTACCATATAAGTTGCACCAAAGAGAGTATCTGGTCTTGTCGTAAATACTTCTAAAGAACCGTGACCACCTTCGATTTCGAAGTTAACAGTTGCACCTTCACTTTTTCCAATCCAATTTCTTTGAAGTTCTTTAATACTTTCTGGCCAATCAAGATCATCAAGGTCTGTTAAGAGTCTTTCTGCGTACTCAGTAATTTTTAACATCCACTGCTTCATTGGTTTTCTAATTACTGGGTGACCACCAACTTCAGATTTCCCGTCAACAACTTCTTCGTTTGCAAGAACTGTTTTTAGGTGAGGACACCAGTTAACAGAAATTTCGTCTTCGTATGCAAGACCTTTGTTGTATAGTTGTACAAAAATCCACTGAGTCCATTTGTAGTAATCTTTATGTGAAGTCGCTAACTCGCGATTCCAGTCATAACTCATTCCAAGAGACTTAAGCTGAGTCTTAAATGTTCCAATATTTTTCTTCGTTGTTACTTCTGGGTGTGTACCAGTTTTAACTGCATAGTTTTCAGCTGGAAGACCAAAACTATCCCAACCCATTGGATGAAGAACGTTGAAGCCTTTCATTCTCTTGTAGCGAGACATGATATCAGTAGCAGTGTAACCTTCTGGGTGTCCTACGTGTAGGCCTTGTCCCGATGGAAAAGGGAACATGTCTAGTGCATAAAATTTTGGTTTGGAGTGATCGTATACATCTGTTTTAAATGTGTCGTTCTCATCCCAAAATTTCTGCCATTTCTTTTCGATTTCGCTGAAGTTGTACTGCATCATATCCTCTCTAAAAAGTCTTTATTTGATCATTGATTTAATTAGAGAGATACTATCAAAACTTAATCTTTTTAAAAAGTTTTAGCTTCATTAATATAGGGGTATTTGTGAATCTTTTTTATTGCGCAGTGCTAGCGTTTTTTATCTCATTTCAATCTTTTTCGGCCGAGATAAAAATTACTAAGAATATCGGACCATTAGTTATCGTTCGTATCGATGGACTCGACTATTTGCTCGATA
The Bacteriovorax sp. Seq25_V genome window above contains:
- the metG gene encoding methionine--tRNA ligase, whose product is MTKFYCTTAIDYPNGRPHIGHAYEKIITDSYNRWYKLLGYQTHYLTGTDENGQKLIESAKAAGKDTQNYVDENVVFFKELCEKADVKYDDFIRTTEKRHHDVCHELWKKIEDKGLIHHGHYSGKYCLSCESFYTESQAPDGNCPEHHKPLDIKEEEGFFFKLSSFQSWIIDYLKANPTFITPKTKYNEILSRLEGDDLMDLSISRPNQGWGVEVPGNNKFVMYTWFDALINYYSALNESQREFWPADMHVIGKDILWFHSVIWPCILKACDLPLPKQVYVHGMVLAEDGKKMSKSLGNVVDPMDMLAKYPCDTFRYYLIRNISASSDGKFSEAELVSKHNTELGNDYGNLLMRVIKLSMKTLGDVNIDATDVTQEIDCSETFKKAKSFMDEREHNKAIETIWEFIYSLNQYVNDKEPWKHKEDLKQFKHIVYNCLYGMQAVTFMLQAFMPTTAASALTFIGSSLNTIDSLEFGKASFKLTEPVALFPKIEA
- the leuS gene encoding leucine--tRNA ligase; translation: MQYNFSEIEKKWQKFWDENDTFKTDVYDHSKPKFYALDMFPFPSGQGLHVGHPEGYTATDIMSRYKRMKGFNVLHPMGWDSFGLPAENYAVKTGTHPEVTTKKNIGTFKTQLKSLGMSYDWNRELATSHKDYYKWTQWIFVQLYNKGLAYEDEISVNWCPHLKTVLANEEVVDGKSEVGGHPVIRKPMKQWMLKITEYAERLLTDLDDLDWPESIKELQRNWIGKSEGATVNFEIEGGHGSLEVFTTRPDTLFGATYMVIAPEHELVSKIVTDEHKAAVKEYIEATAKKSDLERTDLNKDKSGVFSGAYAINPANGQKTPIWIADYVLISYGTGAIMAVPGHDERDWEFAKKFELPIIEVLKGGDVNEAAFTGDGEHVNSDFLNGLGKAEAISKMIAWLEEKNLGTKKVNYKLRDWLFSRQRYWGEPFPIIKYEDGTVRCLDEDELPVTLPQVEKYEPSGTGESPLATIDEWLYITDPKTGKKAKRETNTMPNWAGSCWYYLRFIDPRNEEKAWDKDLEKYWLPVDLYVGGVEHAVLHLLYARFWHKVLFDLGFVNSKEPFQKLVNQGMILGEDGEKMSKSRGNVINPDDIVNEFGADSLRLYEMFMGPLEKVKPWQTNGVKGVHNFLRKSFSFYGDVANISGDKETDEAVLKVLHKTIKKVTEDIENMRFNTGISAMMVMNNEIIGKKKVSKETATTFAKLLAPYAPHTAEELWNIHGNNESITYAQWPSFDEALAKDDLITMAVQVNGKTRTTLDVPADISKDDFLKLAKEDEKVAKYLTGNIVKEIYVPGKICNIVVK